The following proteins come from a genomic window of Deltaproteobacteria bacterium:
- a CDS encoding nucleotide exchange factor GrpE, protein MNKGSACESISESSAECGDVETASKEGYRASKRNPDDVEKEADTEMSPICDMSEENEPRNAKEVDANGVDNLVVALKDEAQQHYDKYLRAVADLENYKRRAQKERSDLLRYAGENLARDLLEVVDNLELALNQNASASGSDILKGVEMIHKQFLSVLDRHSIKGEQAVGELFDPNKHQAVTAVPSEEYAPGTILEVFKKTYFFKDKLLRAGQVVVSRKPD, encoded by the coding sequence ATGAACAAAGGTTCGGCATGTGAATCAATTTCCGAAAGTTCGGCTGAGTGTGGAGACGTGGAGACTGCTTCGAAAGAGGGATATAGGGCTTCCAAGCGCAATCCGGACGATGTGGAGAAAGAGGCGGATACGGAGATGTCGCCAATCTGCGATATGTCTGAAGAGAATGAGCCTAGAAACGCCAAGGAGGTAGATGCTAATGGAGTGGATAATTTGGTAGTGGCGCTGAAAGATGAGGCTCAGCAGCATTATGACAAGTATTTACGAGCAGTTGCGGATCTAGAAAATTATAAGCGTCGGGCCCAGAAAGAGCGGTCAGATTTGTTGCGATATGCAGGTGAGAACCTGGCGCGCGATTTGTTAGAAGTGGTTGATAACTTAGAACTTGCGCTAAACCAAAATGCCAGCGCTTCTGGTAGCGATATCCTTAAAGGTGTTGAAATGATTCACAAACAGTTCCTGTCAGTTCTGGATCGCCATTCTATAAAAGGCGAGCAAGCAGTGGGCGAGCTTTTCGATCCAAATAAACATCAGGCCGTGACGGCAGTTCCAAGTGAAGAATATGCGCCTGGCACTATTTTGGAGGTTTTCAAGAAAACCTATTTTTTTAAGGATAAATTATTGCGAGCAGGGCAGGTAGTAGTGTCGAGGAAGCCAGATTAG
- the dnaK gene encoding molecular chaperone DnaK, producing the protein MGKVIGIDLGTTNSCVAVMEGGDAVVITNSEGGRTTPSVVAVNDKGERLVGQIARRQAVTNPRNTIFAVKRLVGRKFGSPEVTKAKSVLPYEIAKADNGDAVVVLGGEKKTPQEVSAQILAKMKRTAEDYLGEPVSQAVITVPAYFDDAQRQATKDAGRIAGLEVLRIINEPTAASLAYGVDKKHDKKIAVFDLGGGTFDISILELGEGVFEVKSTNGDTYLGGEDFDLALVEYLADEFKKDQGIDLRNDVMALQRLKEASEKAKHELSSAMETDINLPFITADASGPKHLNIKLSRAKLEALCSSLLDRVEGPCKTAIKDAGLSANEIDEVILVGGMTRMPAVQERVARIFGAGRINKSVNPDEAVAIGAAIQAGVLRGDVKDVLLLDVTPLSLGIETQGGVMTRLIEKNTTIPTRKSQIFSTASDNQPAVSIHVLQGEREMAQYNKTLGRFELVGIPPAPRGVPQIEVTFDIDANGIVHVAAKDLGTGKEQSIKITASSGLNEEEIKKMVRDAEEHVEEDKMRRAVVEARNQLDRTIYSTEKSLKEHGSALSAADRAKIEEELESAKKIVADEGADKEALARADEKLTTAAHKLAEEMYKSATSGSHASGGGDGHAGMGGASSNGASSSKGGFEGAASSGDGENVVDADFEEVK; encoded by the coding sequence ATGGGTAAAGTTATAGGGATTGATTTGGGAACGACTAATTCGTGTGTTGCCGTGATGGAGGGAGGGGATGCGGTAGTCATTACCAATAGCGAAGGTGGTAGGACAACTCCCTCTGTGGTTGCGGTTAATGATAAGGGTGAGCGCTTGGTGGGGCAAATTGCGCGCCGACAGGCTGTGACAAATCCTAGGAACACTATTTTTGCGGTAAAGCGCTTGGTAGGTCGTAAATTTGGTAGCCCGGAAGTTACTAAGGCTAAATCGGTTCTCCCCTATGAAATTGCTAAAGCTGATAACGGAGATGCCGTGGTTGTTCTAGGTGGAGAGAAGAAGACTCCGCAGGAAGTATCTGCGCAGATTTTAGCCAAGATGAAGCGCACAGCGGAAGACTATCTCGGCGAGCCAGTATCGCAAGCGGTTATTACTGTTCCGGCTTACTTTGATGATGCCCAGCGACAGGCGACTAAAGATGCGGGTCGCATTGCGGGACTCGAAGTGCTCAGAATAATTAATGAGCCAACTGCTGCTTCGCTAGCGTACGGAGTTGACAAGAAGCACGACAAAAAAATTGCAGTGTTCGATCTCGGTGGCGGAACATTTGACATTTCCATCTTGGAATTAGGCGAAGGAGTATTTGAGGTTAAGTCTACAAATGGCGATACATATTTAGGCGGTGAAGATTTCGATCTCGCTCTTGTAGAATATTTGGCCGATGAGTTTAAGAAAGATCAGGGCATTGATTTGCGTAACGACGTGATGGCCTTGCAGCGCCTAAAGGAAGCGTCGGAAAAGGCTAAACACGAGCTCTCTTCTGCTATGGAGACCGATATTAATCTTCCGTTCATCACAGCCGATGCGTCTGGACCAAAGCATTTGAATATTAAGCTTTCGAGGGCTAAACTCGAAGCGCTTTGTTCGTCCCTGCTCGACAGAGTTGAGGGGCCGTGCAAGACCGCCATTAAAGATGCGGGGCTTTCGGCGAATGAGATTGATGAGGTTATCCTGGTTGGTGGCATGACGCGCATGCCGGCGGTGCAGGAGCGAGTTGCTCGCATATTTGGTGCCGGGCGCATTAATAAGAGCGTAAATCCCGACGAGGCAGTGGCAATCGGCGCGGCTATACAGGCAGGTGTACTTCGCGGAGATGTGAAGGATGTATTGCTGCTAGACGTTACCCCTCTAAGTTTGGGAATCGAGACTCAGGGCGGTGTGATGACACGGCTCATCGAGAAGAATACCACTATACCAACTCGAAAGAGCCAGATTTTCTCCACTGCCTCCGACAATCAGCCCGCAGTGAGCATTCACGTGCTTCAAGGCGAGCGGGAGATGGCGCAATACAACAAGACGCTTGGGCGCTTTGAGCTGGTTGGTATCCCGCCAGCACCGCGTGGCGTTCCGCAAATAGAGGTTACGTTTGATATAGACGCTAACGGAATTGTGCACGTTGCTGCCAAAGATTTGGGAACTGGCAAAGAGCAATCTATTAAGATAACGGCGAGTTCGGGCTTAAATGAGGAAGAAATCAAGAAGATGGTGCGCGATGCGGAGGAGCATGTGGAGGAAGATAAAATGCGCAGAGCTGTTGTCGAAGCTAGAAATCAGTTAGACCGAACTATTTACTCGACTGAAAAGTCTCTAAAAGAGCACGGTTCAGCTTTATCTGCGGCAGATCGAGCCAAGATAGAGGAGGAACTCGAGAGCGCCAAGAAAATAGTGGCGGACGAAGGTGCAGATAAGGAGGCTTTAGCTCGAGCTGATGAGAAACTTACTACTGCGGCACACAAACTCGCAGAAGAAATGTACAAGTCAGCAACTTCGGGTTCTCATGCAAGTGGTGGCGGAGATGGGCATGCAGGCATGGGAGGAGCTTCGAGCAATGGTGCTTCATCGTCTAAAGGTGGATTTGAGGGAGCTGCTAGTTCGGGCGATGGCGAAAATGTAGTCGACGCTGATTTTGAAGAGGTGAAGTAG
- the thiL gene encoding thiamine-phosphate kinase yields MTKGDCSASRLAGVSEFELIRRLTAVSSEHGAKCPLGVIGPGDDCAVVPSLVVSEGSSEHYWLVFTTDVLVENVHFCCHYSNPFQLGIKCLGVNLSDIAAMGATPKGYVITLQLTNAVGVEFVEELYRGLNFLGSKHAVMMLGGDTVSAGELAFGITVFGVSKKKPILRSGASVGDDVWLSGEIGGAGAGLLVLQGKLERNGFVDRGEAVIRRQQMPIPRVELGKLLLERSLASALIDISDGLLQDAEHIAEASDVRLNINLSGVPLQEGIISAGYNEAMAITAGEDYELLFAAPKGKARELASMSEQLVDGCKMPKLSRIGVVEAASGDKENRISIVDKRGEVKTAKNWVRSYGLGDKLGFDHFSKA; encoded by the coding sequence GTGACAAAGGGCGATTGTTCGGCGAGTCGGCTAGCTGGCGTTAGCGAGTTTGAATTGATTAGGCGTTTGACGGCCGTTAGTAGTGAGCACGGTGCTAAATGTCCTCTAGGCGTGATTGGTCCGGGAGACGATTGTGCAGTTGTGCCGTCTTTGGTCGTTAGTGAGGGATCTTCGGAACATTATTGGCTGGTGTTTACTACTGACGTGTTGGTAGAAAACGTGCATTTTTGTTGCCACTATTCTAATCCTTTTCAGCTGGGAATAAAGTGTTTAGGGGTCAACCTTAGTGATATTGCTGCGATGGGGGCGACACCAAAGGGTTATGTGATAACGCTTCAGCTGACAAATGCGGTAGGCGTAGAGTTCGTGGAGGAGTTGTATCGCGGTTTAAATTTTCTTGGCAGCAAGCATGCGGTAATGATGTTAGGTGGGGATACGGTTTCTGCTGGTGAGTTAGCTTTTGGGATTACTGTTTTCGGCGTTAGTAAGAAGAAACCAATTTTACGCTCTGGGGCTAGTGTTGGGGATGATGTGTGGCTTAGCGGAGAGATTGGTGGTGCGGGAGCGGGTTTGTTGGTTTTGCAAGGCAAGCTTGAGAGAAATGGTTTTGTAGATAGAGGTGAGGCCGTTATTAGGCGTCAGCAGATGCCGATTCCTCGCGTAGAATTGGGGAAGTTGTTGCTCGAGCGGTCGCTAGCTTCGGCACTCATTGATATTAGCGATGGCCTATTGCAGGATGCAGAGCACATAGCTGAAGCTAGTGATGTGCGACTTAATATTAATTTGTCCGGCGTGCCCTTGCAGGAGGGAATTATTTCGGCGGGTTATAACGAGGCGATGGCCATAACTGCTGGCGAGGATTACGAGTTGTTGTTTGCGGCGCCGAAAGGAAAGGCACGAGAACTTGCAAGTATGAGTGAACAGTTAGTTGACGGATGTAAGATGCCTAAACTTAGTAGGATTGGCGTAGTAGAGGCCGCATCTGGAGATAAGGAGAATCGGATTTCAATAGTAGATAAGCGCGGAGAGGTCAAGACGGCTAAAAACTGGGTAAGAAGTTATGGGCTAGGCGATAAGCTGGGGTTTGATCATTTCTCTAAGGCTTAG
- the alr gene encoding alanine racemase, translated as MNQVSCSPSNSCSRPAVVEVDLEALSYNFLSLKRLVNPAKVMAVVKANAYGHGLIECARHLAALGVDAFGVAIVEEGIALRQFGISMPILVCGGVLEEHIRFLLDYDLGITISSIAQLEMVERLAQLVGKGALVHLKVDTGMGRLGIDYRLADELFHIAASCCHCSVQGVYSHFATADAVDLSFSQLQLERFLEVVKFFKNRNVPAPLLHMANSGAAIQMRGSHLDMVRLGLSLYGAHGGAHLRKQIALRPVMSLKARVVLKKSISAGQTVGYGCSWVSRLGTNIAIVPVGYGDGYFRMLSNCGQVLIGGKRCPVVGKVCMDQVMVDVGEMDVREGDEVVIIGGQGEEFIGVEEVAEWAQTIPYEVMTAFDLRLPRRYFGSIT; from the coding sequence ATGAATCAGGTATCTTGTAGTCCGTCCAACAGTTGTTCTCGGCCCGCAGTCGTCGAAGTAGATTTAGAAGCTTTATCCTATAACTTTTTGTCGCTCAAGCGACTTGTTAACCCTGCTAAAGTTATGGCGGTCGTTAAGGCAAATGCTTATGGGCATGGGCTAATCGAATGTGCAAGGCATTTAGCGGCTTTAGGTGTGGATGCTTTTGGTGTGGCAATTGTAGAGGAGGGGATTGCTTTAAGGCAGTTTGGCATAAGTATGCCGATTTTGGTTTGTGGCGGAGTTTTAGAGGAACATATTCGCTTTCTCTTGGACTATGATTTGGGGATTACTATATCGTCCATTGCGCAGCTCGAGATGGTTGAACGACTTGCGCAGTTGGTTGGCAAAGGCGCGCTGGTTCACCTGAAAGTGGATACGGGCATGGGCAGGTTAGGTATAGATTATCGCCTAGCGGATGAGCTCTTTCATATTGCCGCTTCATGTTGCCACTGCTCCGTACAAGGCGTTTACTCGCATTTTGCAACTGCCGATGCAGTGGATTTAAGTTTTTCACAACTTCAGTTAGAGCGCTTCTTAGAAGTCGTTAAATTTTTTAAAAATCGAAATGTTCCCGCGCCGCTTCTACACATGGCAAACTCGGGGGCTGCCATTCAGATGAGGGGAAGCCACCTGGATATGGTTCGCCTGGGGCTAAGTCTTTATGGAGCGCACGGCGGGGCGCATTTAAGAAAACAAATCGCCTTAAGACCTGTAATGTCACTTAAGGCCCGCGTCGTTTTGAAAAAGTCTATTTCTGCCGGACAGACGGTTGGTTATGGCTGTTCATGGGTTTCCAGGCTAGGCACGAATATTGCCATCGTGCCAGTGGGTTATGGAGACGGATATTTTCGCATGCTTTCTAACTGTGGACAGGTGTTAATCGGCGGCAAGCGGTGTCCCGTTGTCGGTAAGGTGTGTATGGACCAGGTCATGGTTGATGTTGGCGAAATGGATGTTCGCGAGGGGGATGAGGTGGTTATTATTGGCGGGCAGGGCGAAGAGTTTATCGGCGTTGAGGAGGTGGCAGAATGGGCGCAGACAATTCCGTATGAGGTTATGACGGCGTTTGATTTGCGTTTGCCTAGGCGATATTTTGGTTCAATTACTTGA
- a CDS encoding PBP1A family penicillin-binding protein — translation MFKIFRLIFGLVIIAGVILVAGSYKLREEVIEKVQYRSLAASSLLLSRPIPLQRGVDISEQRIIKRLKRLDYRGEAGIPNVPGSYFLSTNELLVYLKETQLPTGELQPAFLARIALDGSKVESIRDARLNKHIETIWLEGEILSAIGSSSSRASSPRRLGEFPRDLIDAVIAIEDERFYSHIGLDFFAIARALLINLKEHRVVQGGSTITQQLAKNLFFSSERNLARKILEAGAAILMETAYSKEEILELYLNEIFLAQEGNVAIHGFPEAARSFFDKELSNLTLAEAATLAGIIKAPSKYSPRRHPQNANLRRRIVINKMSELGLISTKEREKALAERIHVVKATRSQRDAPYFVDYMSRQLETALSDVKDKFSEIRIHSGLDREYQLCAESALAENLGQLEKTYPRLKRRSSPLQAALISVVPHSGETRAWVGGRSYELSQFDRVSQAKRQPGSAFKPFVYLTALDKGLNSYRVARPSTTLLDEPMELDVPGSGRWSPENYDKRYRGEVTVRQALTYSLNVPTVYLATKVGIDSIARTAELVGFGANLPRVPALALGAGEVSPFDLAQSYTTIANGGQLVHLQPIISITASEKDSPLYESLLRTRSVFSEPAAFVLTDILRSVIESGTARSIRSRGFTFPAAGKTGTTNDARDAWFVGFTPALLTVVWVGFDDNRVTGLTGASGAIPIWTDYMKCVAPMETAKDFIAPPGVVYRKIDTATGLLATRWCPDRNIAEEVFVEGTEPITACELHSRILPIYEKPHYPDATSKPPRRKRKTNWWSIFSEQ, via the coding sequence ATGTTTAAGATTTTCCGCCTCATTTTCGGGCTAGTTATAATTGCTGGCGTTATCTTAGTCGCAGGCTCCTACAAGCTGCGCGAGGAGGTAATTGAGAAGGTGCAATACCGCTCGCTTGCAGCGTCTTCTCTACTGCTTTCTCGCCCCATTCCCCTGCAGCGAGGTGTGGATATTTCAGAACAGCGCATTATTAAGAGACTTAAGCGCCTGGACTACAGAGGCGAGGCTGGCATTCCGAACGTCCCGGGAAGTTATTTTTTAAGCACAAACGAACTGCTTGTTTATCTCAAGGAAACGCAACTTCCTACGGGGGAATTGCAGCCAGCCTTTCTTGCACGCATTGCGCTGGATGGTTCAAAGGTTGAGAGCATCCGGGATGCGCGATTAAACAAACATATTGAAACAATTTGGCTTGAAGGAGAAATACTTTCGGCCATAGGCAGCTCAAGTTCGAGGGCAAGTTCGCCTCGGAGATTAGGAGAGTTTCCAAGGGATTTGATAGATGCAGTTATAGCGATAGAGGATGAGAGATTTTATAGCCATATTGGCCTAGACTTTTTTGCCATAGCGCGAGCCTTGTTAATAAACCTTAAGGAGCACCGCGTTGTTCAGGGTGGTTCTACAATTACGCAGCAATTGGCAAAAAACCTATTTTTTTCCTCTGAGAGAAACCTAGCTCGAAAAATACTCGAGGCTGGCGCGGCGATTCTCATGGAGACGGCGTACTCAAAGGAAGAGATTTTAGAGCTATATCTAAACGAGATATTTTTGGCTCAGGAAGGCAACGTAGCAATTCACGGCTTCCCTGAGGCGGCGAGGTCGTTTTTTGACAAAGAGCTTTCTAATCTCACACTAGCAGAAGCTGCAACGCTAGCTGGAATTATCAAAGCACCGAGTAAGTATTCGCCGCGAAGACATCCTCAAAATGCAAACCTCAGAAGGCGAATCGTCATCAACAAGATGTCCGAGTTGGGATTAATTTCCACTAAAGAGCGCGAAAAAGCTTTAGCTGAACGGATTCACGTCGTTAAGGCCACGCGGTCACAGCGAGATGCGCCATATTTTGTGGACTACATGAGTCGCCAACTAGAAACGGCGCTAAGCGACGTTAAAGACAAATTTAGCGAAATTAGAATTCATTCGGGACTGGATCGGGAGTACCAGCTATGTGCCGAGTCGGCACTTGCAGAAAATCTCGGCCAGCTTGAAAAAACCTATCCGCGTTTAAAGCGCCGTTCCTCTCCATTGCAAGCTGCGCTAATCTCAGTAGTCCCACATTCTGGCGAAACTAGAGCTTGGGTGGGGGGAAGAAGTTATGAGTTAAGCCAATTTGACCGAGTGAGCCAGGCAAAGCGCCAGCCCGGTTCTGCCTTTAAGCCATTTGTTTACCTCACGGCGCTCGATAAGGGATTAAACTCGTACAGAGTCGCGCGCCCAAGCACGACTCTGTTAGATGAACCAATGGAACTCGATGTCCCTGGTTCTGGCCGCTGGTCGCCGGAAAACTACGATAAGCGCTATCGGGGTGAAGTTACCGTGAGACAAGCTTTGACGTATTCGCTTAACGTTCCTACCGTCTACCTCGCAACAAAAGTAGGAATTGACTCCATTGCCCGCACTGCTGAATTGGTTGGTTTTGGTGCCAATTTGCCCCGCGTGCCTGCTTTAGCGTTGGGCGCGGGAGAAGTGTCACCTTTTGACCTAGCGCAGAGTTACACTACAATTGCAAACGGCGGGCAGTTGGTTCATCTTCAGCCGATAATCTCGATTACCGCTAGCGAAAAGGATTCTCCACTCTACGAATCGCTTCTGCGCACACGCTCAGTGTTTTCCGAACCGGCGGCCTTTGTTCTCACCGACATATTGCGCAGCGTGATTGAAAGTGGCACGGCAAGATCCATTCGAAGTCGCGGCTTTACTTTTCCAGCGGCAGGGAAAACCGGCACAACTAATGATGCCAGAGACGCCTGGTTTGTGGGTTTTACGCCCGCCTTGCTAACTGTAGTTTGGGTTGGGTTTGACGACAATCGCGTTACGGGTCTAACCGGCGCAAGTGGCGCCATCCCTATTTGGACGGATTATATGAAGTGCGTTGCGCCAATGGAAACTGCAAAAGACTTTATTGCGCCGCCTGGAGTGGTGTACAGAAAGATTGACACTGCCACTGGGTTATTAGCCACGCGCTGGTGCCCAGACCGAAACATTGCCGAAGAGGTTTTTGTCGAAGGAACTGAACCGATTACTGCCTGCGAACTCCACAGCCGCATCCTACCAATATACGAAAAACCACACTACCCCGACGCAACTTCCAAACCTCCAAGACGAAAACGCAAGACAAACTGGTGGAGCATTTTTTCAGAACAATAA
- the dnaJ gene encoding molecular chaperone DnaJ: MSKRDYYEVLGVRREASADEIKKSYRKAALNHHPDRNPGNREAEEKFKEATEAYQVLSDPDNRRKYDQFGHAAFESGGGFRDFSGFAEDIFGDIFGAFFGTAASGKASSAKSGRDLRYDLEITLEEAAKGIEKEIEIPKPVLCSLCTGSGAKKGTQAESCKQCGGTGQLRIQQGFFAISRPCNICDGSGKVIVNPCSQCNGSGRETKNTKLSLKIPAGIDSGQRLKLRGEGEPAPTGSGHAGDLYVVISIKDHPVFKRQDTEIVCEVPISYANAVLGGEIDVPTLDGNVSMKVPAGTESGRVFRLRGKGIIDMHTMRRGDQHVRVYVHVPRQVTERQRQLIEELAVIEGKPVVHESRNFFEKVKDFFE; this comes from the coding sequence TTGTCTAAGCGCGACTATTATGAGGTTCTCGGAGTTCGTCGAGAGGCGAGTGCCGATGAAATCAAGAAGAGCTATCGCAAGGCGGCATTAAATCATCATCCAGATCGCAATCCGGGAAATCGGGAGGCCGAGGAGAAGTTTAAAGAGGCTACAGAAGCTTATCAAGTGCTTTCCGATCCCGACAATAGGCGCAAGTACGATCAGTTTGGACATGCTGCCTTTGAGAGTGGCGGGGGTTTTCGCGATTTTTCGGGTTTTGCCGAGGATATATTTGGAGATATTTTTGGGGCTTTCTTCGGCACTGCTGCTTCAGGAAAGGCGTCATCGGCTAAGTCCGGTAGGGATCTGCGGTATGATCTCGAGATAACTCTTGAGGAGGCGGCTAAGGGCATAGAAAAAGAGATAGAGATTCCAAAACCTGTTCTTTGCAGTTTATGCACTGGTTCGGGAGCGAAGAAAGGAACCCAAGCGGAGAGTTGTAAGCAGTGTGGTGGCACTGGCCAGCTGCGCATTCAGCAAGGTTTTTTTGCGATTAGTCGGCCCTGTAATATTTGCGATGGCAGTGGCAAGGTAATTGTAAACCCATGTTCGCAGTGTAACGGTTCGGGCCGAGAGACAAAAAATACTAAACTATCGCTAAAAATTCCGGCTGGTATAGATAGCGGTCAACGTCTAAAACTTCGCGGCGAAGGAGAACCAGCGCCGACTGGGAGTGGGCACGCTGGCGATTTGTATGTTGTCATCTCTATCAAGGATCATCCAGTTTTTAAGCGGCAAGATACCGAGATTGTGTGCGAGGTTCCCATTTCTTATGCCAATGCGGTGTTGGGTGGGGAAATAGACGTACCGACGCTCGATGGCAATGTTAGCATGAAAGTTCCAGCTGGCACCGAAAGCGGAAGGGTTTTTCGTTTGCGCGGTAAGGGTATAATCGACATGCATACAATGCGGCGAGGCGATCAACATGTGCGAGTCTACGTTCACGTTCCTCGGCAGGTGACGGAGCGACAACGTCAACTCATAGAAGAGCTAGCTGTGATTGAAGGAAAGCCGGTAGTACACGAGTCTCGAAATTTTTTCGAGAAGGTTAAAGATTTTTTTGAGTGA
- a CDS encoding penicillin-binding protein activator: MSESIMCRHVSAVRKSFYDVLLLLSCLCILALNSCVPQAERRTHSADWKKEHSRSPEREGYSSTIRESEIRAVERAPWETWSDESFGYAELEEAARLVREGDLRQAIEVYGKAQIRVATLEQKRDVAFRRAGTLLKVGESKKALDVVTSFAELHNISLATLGAKEAIIIAFAYEHQGDFEQSLAWLGFADEKLDGNDLLKRQVMGDLRRIVRGFDGATLDNQQEKWRAHPLINQVIMQERIRRKQGGRQLAHSIARWFEPETYAANAKHSTLSERDIDESDSIHAKQSDEFAIGVLLPLSGRFGDYGKRIKEGIELAVQSHTSPDVGVRLVYSDTAGDPQVAANNYENLVKTVGVSVVLGPLLAETTEVVAAEAELLGVPIVAFTRKSGIPELSPSVFRLGATAKNQLEELVSFVIASQRVRRFGIVFPDDNSGKELWLAFKNAVSREGMQVVGEYSYVPGDEESFRGAVSKMRFTGVGAIFVAENLEKAWTGLEMIKKLDMPEVLILGPTLWDDAVMLRGFGDLVEGAIYVTPYFALSERPEIVAFRTEYKDRYGHEADLLSAQAYDAAKLILNLVDKDSRSGTLFRKRLMVAKDFQGVTGKLLMTDSGEIYRKMSVIKVINGEPVEVAAPWHEQLPNNPETASPTVSHSATSVDVAVGEQQFN; encoded by the coding sequence TTGAGTGAATCTATAATGTGCAGGCATGTATCGGCTGTTCGCAAGAGCTTTTATGACGTGCTATTGTTGTTGTCATGCCTGTGCATCCTAGCTTTAAACTCTTGTGTCCCTCAGGCTGAACGCCGCACCCATTCGGCGGATTGGAAGAAAGAGCATTCCCGCTCTCCAGAGAGAGAAGGTTATTCATCAACTATTAGAGAAAGTGAAATCCGAGCAGTTGAAAGAGCTCCATGGGAGACGTGGAGCGATGAAAGCTTCGGATATGCTGAACTGGAGGAGGCGGCTAGGTTAGTGCGCGAGGGAGATTTGCGTCAGGCCATAGAGGTATATGGCAAGGCGCAGATTCGTGTTGCAACACTTGAGCAGAAGCGCGATGTGGCCTTTCGCCGAGCTGGCACTTTGCTTAAAGTTGGCGAGTCTAAGAAGGCTTTAGATGTAGTAACTAGTTTTGCTGAATTGCATAACATATCGCTAGCAACGCTCGGTGCTAAGGAGGCGATTATTATCGCGTTTGCCTATGAGCATCAGGGCGATTTTGAGCAGTCTCTGGCGTGGCTGGGGTTTGCAGACGAGAAGCTCGACGGAAACGATTTGCTTAAGCGGCAGGTAATGGGCGACTTGCGCAGAATCGTTCGTGGCTTCGATGGAGCTACGTTGGACAACCAGCAGGAAAAATGGCGGGCGCATCCTCTTATTAATCAAGTCATTATGCAGGAACGCATCAGGCGCAAGCAGGGCGGGCGTCAACTGGCGCACTCGATAGCTCGGTGGTTTGAGCCGGAAACTTATGCTGCGAACGCTAAGCATTCTACTCTTTCAGAGAGAGACATCGATGAGTCGGACTCTATACATGCCAAACAGTCGGATGAGTTTGCTATTGGCGTGTTGTTGCCACTTAGTGGGCGTTTCGGAGATTACGGCAAGAGGATTAAGGAGGGCATTGAGCTCGCAGTGCAAAGTCACACATCGCCAGACGTAGGAGTTCGCCTAGTTTATAGCGATACTGCGGGAGACCCACAGGTGGCGGCTAATAACTACGAGAACCTTGTGAAGACCGTGGGCGTTTCTGTAGTATTGGGGCCTTTGTTGGCCGAGACGACTGAGGTGGTAGCTGCTGAGGCAGAGTTGCTGGGAGTTCCTATTGTAGCTTTTACTAGGAAGAGTGGCATACCGGAGCTTTCGCCTAGTGTTTTTCGGCTGGGCGCCACGGCAAAAAATCAGCTCGAGGAATTGGTTTCTTTTGTCATTGCATCTCAGCGCGTAAGGCGTTTTGGTATTGTTTTTCCAGACGACAATTCGGGGAAGGAGTTATGGTTAGCGTTTAAGAACGCTGTGTCGCGCGAGGGCATGCAGGTAGTTGGTGAGTATAGCTATGTGCCTGGCGATGAGGAATCCTTTCGTGGAGCGGTTTCTAAGATGCGCTTTACGGGCGTTGGGGCGATATTCGTTGCAGAAAATCTCGAGAAGGCCTGGACTGGCTTGGAAATGATTAAGAAGTTAGATATGCCCGAAGTGCTTATTCTCGGGCCTACTTTGTGGGATGATGCGGTTATGTTAAGGGGTTTTGGAGATTTGGTGGAAGGGGCTATTTACGTAACCCCGTATTTTGCACTTAGCGAGAGGCCGGAAATCGTAGCGTTTAGAACTGAGTATAAAGACAGATATGGGCACGAGGCTGATCTGCTCAGTGCTCAGGCGTATGACGCGGCAAAATTAATTTTAAATCTTGTGGATAAGGACAGTCGCAGCGGAACTTTGTTTAGAAAGAGGTTAATGGTTGCTAAGGACTTTCAGGGCGTTACCGGGAAGTTGCTTATGACCGATAGTGGCGAGATTTATAGAAAGATGAGCGTCATCAAGGTTATCAACGGAGAACCGGTTGAGGTAGCAGCACCTTGGCATGAGCAGTTGCCTAATAATCCTGAAACGGCAAGTCCTACAGTTTCGCATTCGGCAACGTCAGTCGATGTAGCGGTGGGCGAGCAGCAGTTCAACTGA